The window CGGTTGAAGATGAAGCCGCCCGCGGCCAGGATCACCGACGGCGCGCGTGCTTCGGTCTGCACCGCTGCCTCGGCCCATAGCCGTTCGGCCCGGGCCACCACACCATTGACCAGGCCCGGCATCCACGTGCCCAGTTTCGCGGTGGCTCTGGTCAGCACGCGGTGACGGTGTGCGTTGGGGTGGCCCTGATCCAGCACGCGGTATCGCACCCCGACGACGCGGCCGGCGTCGGTGATCAGACCGTGGACGCGGGCCAGTGGAATCACAGTGACTCCCTTGGCTTTCGCCGAGTCCCGTAGGCGCTCGTAGAGCACTCGGCCCGAACTCATACCGGGGGCGAGCACGCGGTGTCCGCGCGGTGCCGGGGCAGCATGCTGAGCGTAGGGGTAGGCCTTCTCGTTGCCCGAGTAGTAGAGGTAGAAGTCGTCGGTGGGGTAGGACGTCTTGTACGACGACACGGGTCCACCGCGGAACTCGACGCCTTGCGCCTTCAACCATTCGATGAGGCCGGGACTTTCGGCACAGAAGCGTGTCAGCGTGTCCTCGCCGACCGCGTCGCCGACCTCCTGTGTGAGGTAGGCCCGAAGGTTGTCGACGGAATCGGTGTGGCCGCCCGCGTGTTGTTCGGCGGTGCCTGCGCCGGCGTAGATGATCCCGCCAGACAACGCGGTCGCGCCGCCACCGTAGCCGCGGTCCAGCGCGAGGACCCGTGCGCCGCGGTCGGCCGCCTCGATCGCGGCGGCCGCACCGGCGGCGCCGAACCCGACGACGATGACGTCGTACTCGTCGGCCATGGTGCTCAGGCGAGCTGGAACGCGCTCAGCGGTGCCTCGGCGGGATACGTGGTGGGAGCGCCGATGTCGTAGGCGGCGTTGAGGGCCCCGATGAACGCCGGATCGTGCAACGGGGCGCTCGGGATGTCGAGATTGATGCCCTGTTTGCGGAGGTTGTCGACGAGCATGTCGATGGCCTTGTCGATGGTGAGATCGTCAGAGCCGTCCATGTTCTTCTTGAGCTCGTCGAAGTCGCTGAACACCTCGGCCGACCAGTGCACCAGGAACCGGAGGTCGTCGGTGTGGTGGCGCGCGATGACGTCGTCGCCGTTCTTGAGCACCCACCGGTCGCGGTCTGCGGGGTCGCCGGCGAACACGGTGTCGAAGGCCAGTCCGGCGGGCATCTGCTGCTCCAGCGGACCGTTGGCCTCGCCGCGGTGCACCATCATCTCGTTCTGCACCACGACGCCGCGGTTGTTGATCGGCGGCAGAAGACGTTTGGGGGCGGCGAGCGGACCCTCGGGCCAGTAGGTGAAGCCGCTACCCTCGTCGAGGGAGAACCACGTGATGACCTGGGCCATCTTGATCAAATAGTCGGAGAACAATCCGGACTTGCCCATCACGCTGCACAACCAGGTCGGGGCGTTCTCATGCCGCACACCGCGGAAGCTCGGCGAATCCAGATGTCCCGGATCACGGTTCGCGCACGGGCCGTTGATGTTGAACAGCATCAGCTCGGGTTTGGCGTACTGGGCTCCCCAGTAGCTCTTGGCATGGCTGAGGAACTTCTCGTTGTAGAAGACGTCGTGCAGTTCGGGGTAGAGCACAGCGCCGTAGTTGGCGAGGTAGCCGCGAAAGGTCGGGGTCAGGAACAAATCCAGCGACGGCTCGAAACCCTCGGGGAACGCACCGCTCATCGTGGCCATCAGCTCGTCTGCCGAGGCGAAGTGCTGGGCGATGATCAGCTTCCACGGCCCCCGGTCGTGCACCACGTCGAGGAGCCGGCGCTTCTGGTCCTCGGTGTACACCCCGTCGACCTCGACGGGGGGTGCGGCGGGACGCAGGACATCGGACAGCTCCCTGCGTCGCTCCTCGGTGAGCATCATGGTTCTCCTCTTGTCGGCACGTGTCATGTCGTTGCGGCGATGGTCCCAGCCGCGGCGACCCTGCGACCGCGCGATGACCGTTGATCGGGACAGACTTTCGTGGCCCGCGAGCAGACGCATACCCGGGCGCGTCGCCGGCGTGTCCTGCGAGTTCGCGTCTGCTCGCGGGTGGTGGCGGGGAGGGGATACGGTCAGAACGGCAGGGGTTCAGCGAATTTCGCCCGCAGCAGTGCGCCGATCTCGGCCATGGCGAGTCGGCCGCGGGCGGTGCCGTCGGGCCGCATCAGGAAACCGTGGTACATCCCGGGATACCGGGTCAGGGTCGTCTGGACGCGGGCGTCGCGCAGCCTCTGTGCGTACCGTTCGCCCCAGTCGCGGATCGGATCGCATTCGCCGGTGACGACGATCGCCGGCGGCAGGCCCGAAAGGTCCTCGGCGTAGGCAGGGATGCGGTACGCGTCATGCGGTGCGCCCACCCCGTCGTCGGCCAGCTCGTGCATGTAGTCGATGTCCGCGCGGGACAGCAGCGGAGCGTCGGGCATCGCAACCATCGACGGCGCCGCCATATCGCGATCCAGACCGGGATACATCAGCACCTGAGCGCAGATCACCGGTCCGCCACAGTCTCTGGCCGCCAGGGTCACGGCGGCAGCGAGGGATCCGCCTGCGCTGTCACCCGCGACGGCCAACCGTGCCGGGTCGACACCGAGCGATGTGGCGTTCTCGGCAACCCACGTGGTCACCGCGGAGCAGTCGACGAACTGTGCGGGGGCGGGATGTTCCGGTGCCAGCCGGTAGTCCACCGAGACCACCGTCGCGGTGCTGCCTGCGGCCAGTGCTCTGGCGAGCGGTTCGAAGGATCTGTTGGAGCCCATGACCATTCCGCCGCCGTGGAAGTAGACCACCACCGACGCGTCGGTGGCGTCGGTGGGCCGGTAGATGCGCAGTGGGATCGGACCATCGGGGCCGGGGGCGCAGCGCTCCTCGATGGAGGCCATCGCCGGCATGTCGTCGGGCACAGGGGTGTTCTCGACGCCGGCCCGCACCGCATCCAGTCCGCGCTCGTGCATCGGCGGGATGGGGCCGAACGATGCGACGCGCGCTGCGGCGTCGGGATCGAGTGTGGGGCCGGGCATTCAGTGTTTGGCCGGGTCGAAGCGGCGCTCGGTGCGCAGTTGCGGAGCCTGGCGGGTGCTCAGGACGCGGGCCCGTTCGGTCATCGCCGAGGACACATACTCGGGCTGGGTCAGCAGGTAGAACTCGCCCGCGGCCGCCTGGTCGAACACCACCTCGGCGGCGGCGACCGGATCCATTGCGGCAGCCTTGATGTCGAGCATCGCCGCACGCTGGGACTCTGCGGCCGTGACGGCCTCGGAGTCGGAGTCGTCGACACCGCGGGCGGACTCGAAGATGTTGGACACCACCGCTCCCGGCAGCACCGCCTGCACATGGATGTGGTCGTGCCCGGCGTGGCGGACTTCCAGGTGCAGACACTCGGTCAGAGCCAGCACCGCGTGTTTGGTGACGATGTAGGGGGCCTGCAGCGGGACGACCGCCACCCCTCCGATCGACGACATGTTCCACACCCACGCGGGCGTGCCCGCGTCGATCATCTTCGGCAGGAAGGCGCGGACACCGTGGAACACCCCGTCGACGTTGATGTCCATGATCCGATTCCAGTTGGCGACCGGGGTGTCCCAGAGATAGCCGAACTGTTCGACCCCGGCGTTGTTCACCAATAGGCGGACCGGACCCACGTCACGGTAGACACGGTCGGCGAGCTCCTGCACCGCGACGGGGTCACGGACATCGCACATCGCGTCCACCGCGACACCGCCGGCGGCCTCGAGTTCGGCGCGCAAACCCGCGACGGCGCCGGCGTCGATATCGACCAGCACCACCGTCATTCCGAGGCTGCTCGCGTAGCGCGCCAGCCCCGCTCCGATCCCCGCGCCGGCGCCGGTGATGACGGCGACGCCACCGGCGAACGTGCCGCGGGCGCTCACGAGCCAGAGACGACGGCGGCCGAGTTCTTGGTGCGGTACTCCGCGAACGGGATCGAATCCTCGGCGTCGAGAACCACGCTCATCGAGGTGAACACCAGACCGCCCTCGCCGCGGCGGATACCGACGTCGACGACCCCGCTGGACACGTCGAACGGCACATTGTTGGTGACCTGGTTGACGTACAGGTAGAAGCGGGCGGTGGTGACCTCGCCGGAGACGCCGGTGCGGAAGATGTTGGTGGCGTGATGGCGCAGCGGGTAGGGATTCTCGTTGCGGTGCTGGGTGAGCCACGCCAGAGTCTGCTCGCCGCCGTGCAACTCGGCCGCCAGCAGTTCCTCGAAGGGGCAGTTGCCCGAATCCGACCGGCTCACGTACTCCATCTCGTCGCCGATGCGCGAGGCGAGTTCCTCGAAGTGGCCCTGGTCGTAGTGGTACCAGAACCCGGCGATGAACTCCTGAACCTCGGGCAGCGTGATCTCGTTGCTCATACCGTCAGTGAACTGCAGTGTGGCGGCCGTTACAGTGGCGTTGCCCGGTCAGTGGAACACCGCCGCCGGCTCAATTCATCGCTGAGGCGAACCGTTCGCGGAGTTCACGTTTGAGGAGCTTCCCGCTGGGGTTCTTGGGAAGCTCGGCGACGGTGAAGATCTGCTTGGGTGTCTTGAACCCCGCGAGCCGGGACCGGCAGTGCGCGATGACCGCGTCGGGATCGAGCACCCGTCCTTCCCTCGGGACCACCGCCGCGACGACGGCCTCGACCCACACGGGGTGGGGCAGTCCGAAGACGGCGGCCTCCTGCACATCGTCGTGCTGATAGAGGACTTCCTCGACCTCGCGGCTGGCGACGTTCTCGCCCCCGGACTTGATCATGTCCTTCTTGCGGTCCACCACGTGCAGCAGCCCGAACTCGTCGTAGTAGCCGAGATCCCCGGAGTGGAACCAGTCCCCGCGGAAGGCCTCGGCGGTGCGTTGCGGATCGTCGAGGTAGCCGACCATCAGATGTGGGCTGCGGTGGGCGATCTCGCCGACGGTGCCCGGTGGCACCGGATTGTCGGAGTCGTCGAGGATCGCGGTCTCCACGTTGACCGCGGGGCGTCCGGCCGCGCCGCCGTGCCGGTCCTGCTCGTCGGGTCCCAACGAGGAAGCGAGCGGCGCGATCTCGGTCTGGCCGTAGAAGTTCCACAGGGAGACGTTCGGGAGCCGGTCACGAAGCTCGTGCAGGATCTCGCGTGGCATCGCCGACGCGCCGTAATAGCCCTTGCGCAGGCTCGTCAGGTCGTACCGGTCGAACGCCGGGCAGCGCAGCAGCGCGATCCACACCGTGGGTGGTGCGAAGAAATTCGTCACCTGCTCGGCTTCGATCGTGCGCAGGATGGCCTCGGGGTCCGGGCCGGGCAGGATGATGCTGGTCGCACCGAGGTACACGTCGGTGATCAGGAAATTGTCCAGCTGTGCGCAGTGGTAGAGCGGCATCGAATGTATCTCGACATCCTCGCCCGACATCGATCCGGCGACGATGCTGCTGATGTACTGCCACATCAGGCTGCGGCTGGTGTGCATCACGCCTTTGGGTCGCGATTCGGTTCCGCTGGTGTACATCAGCCGCAGGACGTCGTCATCGGCGATCTCCACCGGGGGTGCCGGGGTGGCGGCCGACTGCGACCAGTCCGCGTAATCCTGCCAGCCCGCGGGAACCGGATCGCCGGAGGTGATCGCGATGCGGGTGGCTACCGCGCAGTCCTCGCCGGCCGCAGCCATCGCCTCGTCGGCGACCGGCACCAGAGCGGTTTCGACGACGAAGCCGGTGACCTTGCTGTGCCCGAGGATGAAGGCGATCTCGTCAGGGCCCAGCATGAAGTTGACGGGCACCATGACCACCCCGGCACGCGCGGTGGCGAAGGTCAGCACCGCGTACTGCCAACAGTTGTGCGAAAGCAGTGCGATGCGGTCGCCCTTGCCGAAACCGCTGTCGCGCAACGCCGATGCGACGTGGTCGACGTGGGCGTCGAGTTCGGCGAAGGTCAGCCGGGTGGTCCCGTCCACGATGGCGAGCTTGTGCGGGTGGCGGCGTGCCGACCTGCGGGGGATGTCGCCGACGGTCTGACTGCGCACCCGTCTGATCTGAGCCGCCAGAAGGTCCTCAGGCACGGGTGGCCTCCTTTGCCGAAGGTGATCTGTCGAGGCGCAGGTCGCGGCCGATGATCTCGCGCATGATCTCCGACGTGCCGCCGTACACGCGGGTGATCCGCGCATCGATGGCTACTCTGGCGATCGGATACTCCCGCATGTACCCGTAGCCACCGAACAGCTGCTGGCAGGCGTCGAGGCACCGGAACTCGGTTTCGCTCGCCCAGAGTTTCGCCATCGCGGCGTCGGCGGCGGTGAGGCGGCCCTCGTTGAGCTCGATCACACAGTTGTCGATGAACGCCTGCGTCACGGCGAGCTGGGTGGCGACGTCGGCCAGGCTGAATCGCGTGTTCTGCAGCGCGCCGATCGGCTTGCCGAACGCCGTGCGTTCCCGGACGTAGGTCACCGTCCAGTCCAGCGCCGCCCGGATCCGGCCCAGGGAGCCCACCGCGATCTGCATGCGCTCCTGGGCCAGGTTGCGCATCATGTGCGCGAAGCCGTCACCGACCTCCCCGAGGACGTTCTCCTTGGGCACCTTGACGTCGGTGAAGGTCAACTCCGAGGTGTCCTGACAGTGCAGGCCGAGCTTGTCGAGGTTGCGCCCCCGCTCGAATCCGTCGAGCCCGCGCTCCATCACCAGCAGGGTGAGGCCCCGGTGCCGGTCCGGTGAGGTGCGCACCGCGGTGATGACGAGATCGGCGTTCTGCCCGTTGGTGATGAACGTCTTGGCGCCGTTGACCAGGAAGTGGTCGCCCTTGTCGACGGCCGAGGTCCGGATTCCGCTGAGGTCCGACCCGGCACCGGGCTCGGTCATCCCGATCGCGGCGATCAACCGGCCGCTGACGAAGCCCGGCAGCCACCGCTTCTTCTGTTCGGGTGTGGTCAGATCGGCCAGATAGGGCAGGCAGATGTCGTTGTGGACGGCGAAGCTGAGTCCGACCCCGCCGCAGCCGGCGTCCATGAACCGCTCGACGAGGATCTGGTTGTACCGGAAGTCGGCGGTTCCGACGCCGCCGTACTGCTCGGGTGCGGCGAACCCGAGCAGTCCGAGCGCTCCGGCCTCGGTGAACACGTCGCGGGGGATGATCCCGGCGTCCTCCCACGCCTCGTAGTGCGGCGCAACGGCTTTCGCGGCGAAGTCCCGGGCGAGTTCGCCGAAGGCGAGATGGTCGTCGGTGTAATGCACCCGTCTCATGGGGTCACAGGCTAGCCAGCGTGCCCGCTCCGGACAGTGAGCCGTCCCGGTCAGCGGCCCGTCTCCCACTGAGCAGACAAGGTACTGCTGCGACCACCGGATCTGCGGCGATACTCGCTGCCATGACCGCTGCCCCCGAAACGGCCTCAGCATCCCGCTACGACCCCGCGGAGCTACGCGCCAACCTCATGCAGGCCGACGCGGGTGTGCTGGTCTGTGTGCTCGCGCAACTGACCGGCGACGCCGGCGTCGTCGACAGATTCGGCCCGCTCATCGAACATGTGGCGGACCCACCGGAACGCATCGGCGTCACCGATGAGCAGACCCGGTCCGCACTGGCCGATGTGATCATCGCGGCATTGGACGCGCCGGCGACAGATGCCGCCGAGAAGGTCACCGACCGCGAATTCTTTGCGCTGCTGCTGAGTACGGGTCTGGGATCCGAGGTCGACGACGAGCAGGTCGACCTGCTGCTGGAGCAGGGCGGTTTCCGGCCGTCGGCGCCGACGCTGCCGCGCACCGTGGCCATTCCCGACACCACCACGATGGCGATCATCGGGGCCGGCATCGCCGGCATCGCGGTCGCCCTCGCCGCCGCGGAGGAGGGCGTGTCGTTCGAGATCTTCGACCGCAACCACGAGGTCGGCGGAACGTGGCTGACCACCACCTACCCGGGGATCGGTGTCGACACCCCGTCGGCGTACTACTCGCTCTCGCGCGAGGTGAACCCGAACTGGACGAACTACTACCCCCAAGGGGCGGAGTACCAGGACTATCTCGTCGCGCTGGCCGACAAGCACCAACTGCGTGAGCACATCCGGTTCGGCACCGAGGTCGAGGCGCTGTGGTGGGACGAGGAGCGGGGCCAGTGGCAGATCCACACCGTGGGTGCCGACGGCACGCGGTCGGTCAGCCACGCCGGCGTCGTCGTGACCGCGGCGGGATACCTGAACCGCCCACGGTGGCCCGACGTCAAAGGCCGTGACACCTTCGCCGGCGTGAGTGTGCATTCGGCCCAATGGGATTCGTCGCTGGATCTGACCGGCAAGAAGGTCGCGGTCATCGGAGCCGGATGCACCGCCGTGCAGATCGTCGACGCCTGTGTCGACGAGGTCGAGCATC is drawn from Mycolicibacterium gilvum and contains these coding sequences:
- a CDS encoding SDR family NAD(P)-dependent oxidoreductase translates to MSARGTFAGGVAVITGAGAGIGAGLARYASSLGMTVVLVDIDAGAVAGLRAELEAAGGVAVDAMCDVRDPVAVQELADRVYRDVGPVRLLVNNAGVEQFGYLWDTPVANWNRIMDINVDGVFHGVRAFLPKMIDAGTPAWVWNMSSIGGVAVVPLQAPYIVTKHAVLALTECLHLEVRHAGHDHIHVQAVLPGAVVSNIFESARGVDDSDSEAVTAAESQRAAMLDIKAAAMDPVAAAEVVFDQAAAGEFYLLTQPEYVSSAMTERARVLSTRQAPQLRTERRFDPAKH
- a CDS encoding acyl-CoA synthetase, translating into MPEDLLAAQIRRVRSQTVGDIPRRSARRHPHKLAIVDGTTRLTFAELDAHVDHVASALRDSGFGKGDRIALLSHNCWQYAVLTFATARAGVVMVPVNFMLGPDEIAFILGHSKVTGFVVETALVPVADEAMAAAGEDCAVATRIAITSGDPVPAGWQDYADWSQSAATPAPPVEIADDDVLRLMYTSGTESRPKGVMHTSRSLMWQYISSIVAGSMSGEDVEIHSMPLYHCAQLDNFLITDVYLGATSIILPGPDPEAILRTIEAEQVTNFFAPPTVWIALLRCPAFDRYDLTSLRKGYYGASAMPREILHELRDRLPNVSLWNFYGQTEIAPLASSLGPDEQDRHGGAAGRPAVNVETAILDDSDNPVPPGTVGEIAHRSPHLMVGYLDDPQRTAEAFRGDWFHSGDLGYYDEFGLLHVVDRKKDMIKSGGENVASREVEEVLYQHDDVQEAAVFGLPHPVWVEAVVAAVVPREGRVLDPDAVIAHCRSRLAGFKTPKQIFTVAELPKNPSGKLLKRELRERFASAMN
- a CDS encoding acyl-CoA dehydrogenase family protein; the encoded protein is MRRVHYTDDHLAFGELARDFAAKAVAPHYEAWEDAGIIPRDVFTEAGALGLLGFAAPEQYGGVGTADFRYNQILVERFMDAGCGGVGLSFAVHNDICLPYLADLTTPEQKKRWLPGFVSGRLIAAIGMTEPGAGSDLSGIRTSAVDKGDHFLVNGAKTFITNGQNADLVITAVRTSPDRHRGLTLLVMERGLDGFERGRNLDKLGLHCQDTSELTFTDVKVPKENVLGEVGDGFAHMMRNLAQERMQIAVGSLGRIRAALDWTVTYVRERTAFGKPIGALQNTRFSLADVATQLAVTQAFIDNCVIELNEGRLTAADAAMAKLWASETEFRCLDACQQLFGGYGYMREYPIARVAIDARITRVYGGTSEIMREIIGRDLRLDRSPSAKEATRA
- a CDS encoding alpha/beta hydrolase, with amino-acid sequence MPGPTLDPDAAARVASFGPIPPMHERGLDAVRAGVENTPVPDDMPAMASIEERCAPGPDGPIPLRIYRPTDATDASVVVYFHGGGMVMGSNRSFEPLARALAAGSTATVVSVDYRLAPEHPAPAQFVDCSAVTTWVAENATSLGVDPARLAVAGDSAGGSLAAAVTLAARDCGGPVICAQVLMYPGLDRDMAAPSMVAMPDAPLLSRADIDYMHELADDGVGAPHDAYRIPAYAEDLSGLPPAIVVTGECDPIRDWGERYAQRLRDARVQTTLTRYPGMYHGFLMRPDGTARGRLAMAEIGALLRAKFAEPLPF
- a CDS encoding FAD-binding protein, which translates into the protein MADEYDVIVVGFGAAGAAAAIEAADRGARVLALDRGYGGGATALSGGIIYAGAGTAEQHAGGHTDSVDNLRAYLTQEVGDAVGEDTLTRFCAESPGLIEWLKAQGVEFRGGPVSSYKTSYPTDDFYLYYSGNEKAYPYAQHAAPAPRGHRVLAPGMSSGRVLYERLRDSAKAKGVTVIPLARVHGLITDAGRVVGVRYRVLDQGHPNAHRHRVLTRATAKLGTWMPGLVNGVVARAERLWAEAAVQTEARAPSVILAAGGFIFNREWVQAHAPEFTKISPLGTAGDDGNGITLGLDAGGFTDKMGNVAAWRFLAPPSAFLEGLTVGADGLRITNEDLYGATHSTVMMREFGGTGWAIYDARTWAKIRGQVRTQTQLFQRLQLIYLFTTGHRKSSTLEGLARKNGIDPAGLRRTVDAYNSGIVSGTGDPAHKDPGLCAPMTTGPFYSIDISAASSMFYPVPGLTLGGLVVDEKTGEVMHRAGGTVAGLYAVGRTAVGICSNSYVSGLSLSDCVFSGRRAGAHAAG
- a CDS encoding flavin-containing monooxygenase — translated: MTAAPETASASRYDPAELRANLMQADAGVLVCVLAQLTGDAGVVDRFGPLIEHVADPPERIGVTDEQTRSALADVIIAALDAPATDAAEKVTDREFFALLLSTGLGSEVDDEQVDLLLEQGGFRPSAPTLPRTVAIPDTTTMAIIGAGIAGIAVALAAAEEGVSFEIFDRNHEVGGTWLTTTYPGIGVDTPSAYYSLSREVNPNWTNYYPQGAEYQDYLVALADKHQLREHIRFGTEVEALWWDEERGQWQIHTVGADGTRSVSHAGVVVTAAGYLNRPRWPDVKGRDTFAGVSVHSAQWDSSLDLTGKKVAVIGAGCTAVQIVDACVDEVEHLTVFQRQPHWVAPRKRPSDDVPEHRRYLGKHLPYYANWHRLKSYWATADNNYPVILQDPQWAAEHLSISPANDVLLQLCREYIDRTFGAGSELAKKVTPDFAPYGKRIIRDPGGYYAALTRDHVDVEASEPAEINARGIVTADGRQIDLDVIIYATGYHLDFLSTVDIRGRDGRKLSEEWGDSPRAYRGGTVPGFPNLFITSAPNYSPGHGAGANFSMEVLAHYIIECLQLMALRGATTMEVTREAYENYVAGIDEAMSRTVWCHTPNAHTYYRSSSGRVVVSTPFRLVDLWQQHRAPIEEDFTLR